GCGAAGCTTAACCATCAACACAAGTTAGAATCAACCAAAAGAAACAATAATCTCATGATCATTACTTGTTAAATTCAACCAAACCAACTCTGTTTCAATGCAGAAGACTCCATTTTTTCAACTGTCTAACGAAGCTTAACCATCATCAGTAGTTCAAATCAACCAAGGATCCCATCATCATCAGCATGCAAAAgactccattttttttaatgattaacaAGTTATTTTTTCAAGATTCACAACATGCAAAAGATTCACTAAATCATAatcttcaaaattaattttacaagTTATTTTCCTATAGAGAAAGGGATTTTCGTACTTATCTCGCCTCTTGTATGACTTTGATCCTTTCATGGATCCTTGGTTTCTCTTGAAGCTGATTCCTGTGAAGAACTTTCTTCTATCTTCTGATTTTCATCATCACCTCAGTGCATGGGAGAGAAACGATGGAGAGATGGAGAGACGGAGAATCGACGGCGAATTGACGGAGATGGAAGCAGTCGCGAGAGATCGCCTTTCGAAGATGAAGAGAAACAAAACTGATTTCGGGGGAGAAAAACCGACGAAGGAGAGAGACACATTAAGGTGTGGTCCAGTAGTAGCGCGCCACGTAGGGATCCTTACCAAACCCAAAAATACCAATTTAAGTAGCGctcctctgttttcttttcaattttgatttatttttcttcccTTTTTTTTAAGTACCTCCGCGTAAGGAGCCCCGATGGACATGCTCTTAGGGCTTATCTACAGGAAGAGTGTTAACAAGTACGAGGAAGAGGAGGAACACGGTGGGATGGTGGAGAGATCGTTGTCGGAGTCATGGCCGGAGCTGAGGaacggtggaggaggaggagcgagGATGGAGAGGAGTAATAGCAATGTGAGCTGGAGGAGCTCAGGCGGCGTACCGGCGAGGAAAGTCAACGGGTTGGAGAGGAATAAGAGTTCAAGGTATGGGGAGAACGGAATGTTGGATTTTTATTTGGCGCCGATGAACGGTAGCCGGAGGCTGAGCGTTGGATCTGGAGGTGGTGGCGGGTGGGCGAATAGTCACGGCCATTCTATAGCTAGGAATGTTATGAGGCTTTACTGATAAAAACTGTTCACTGGATGGTTCGGTTTAAGTGGTTTAGCTCTCTGAACCTTCTTTGTCGTTTTTGTTGGTTTGGGTTCAGTTTCGGCGCAGTTGGTTTACTTTTAAAATGTTAAGGGGAGAGGTTTCAAACGAATGACTTGGTTACGTTGTCTATTATAACCGGAATAAACCGCCTTTAACCAGCCGTTATTGGTTCCAAAATTTCAGTTAATTTAAGTACTTGTTTAACAAAGCAAAATCATTGAACACTCTGACATGGTCGTCATTCCCTAAATAGCATTATACATTGGaatattattatacatacaTTACGAGCATGTGGGTGACTCACATTTGTGTGAATGATCCGAGTAAACATCATTAAACTTGATGTATCAAGTCATATTAATCTATTTTGATTGATACAGAGTCCAAGTCTTCCTGTCTCTCGTTCATTCCTTCTTGTTTCCTTTACCCTTATCTACTTCTTCTGATAACAATGTCTGCTCATACACGAACTGAGTAAGCAGTGCAACAAGAATAGCTCCAAGAACCGCAACTTTTCTCCAATCCGGCGAAGAAACAAACGAATCAGCAATTGCTACAACCAAGATCCCAATCAAACCGAGGTAAATGTTCCTTCTCGACTTTGACCCTGCACTTACTTTGGTAACCTCTTGTATTCTCTCAGTCTCCTCTCTAGCTTTCTCAACATCCAAAGGCTTTTTATCGCGAAAGCTCTTGAAGAACAATCCTTCATTCCTGTCTTCCACGATCTTCTCCTCAAACTCAGCCAGCTTGTTATCGTTCTCCTCTATCTCCAACCTGTTCAACCCCGCAGATTCCTCAAACGCTTGCATCTTGCTCTCAATGGTCTCTAATATCTActcagaaaaagaaaataaaaacaaatatcagattATATATAAGgcaaaaatgaccaaaaaataaactattaataattgaaACTAAACATTttcaaactttaaatttgacatttaaaGTTTGACATTTAAAGTTTCATATTACTTGAAAatgttagaaaaataattatgaacatttttaataaaaagacattgaaacatagttttttttttgttttttaatgttttatgatcttaattttacatttatttgtaattttattagTTTCTATACTTTTATTGTAactttacattttatataaaaaaacagttgttaaaaaaaaagacattgaAACAATACCCTTGAGCTTGCTTCGTCGAGGTCTTTCATGGCGTCTTCACCAACCTTGTCAAACTCAGCGTTGGCTTCTTCAGCGAACTTGGTGAGGTAATCTGACCGTTCGTCCAGGAAATCAGTTAAACGGACTTTCGATGTCTGAAGCATGGCGATCCTGGCCAAGAGTTCTTGTCTCCGAGTATCTCCTTCGGGCTTTGGAGGATCGGAATCTGAAGTTCCATCTCCCGTGGATTTCGAGAGACAGATGAACTGAGTTCTTGAAATGGAATGTCTTGAGGCATTGGACAGAACATTTGGTGTTAAAGATGTCCGAAACGATTGAAGTGTGTTTATCATCTTCTTGAAGAAGAGGGGGTCGTTACAGACTGTGTAACCACCTCTAGTTAGTTCACGCATTAtccaaaacaattttttgagttttaaagTATTTACACAAAAGACCCTTTTTCACGGATTATTGTAGTTAGAGTCTATACTTGGTCTGATTAATTAAACGGTTTGATGTTTACAACTTGGTAAGCCTGGGTGTTTTTACCCCAACCCGAAGTACCTACCTAACCCCGAACCGGAAAAACTGAAACCGGATCCGGACCGCTatacaaaaatatccgaacatAACTTATAAGCTCTTTGGGGTTTGGTTATAACTCGAAGTGAACCGAAATCCAAACTATGATCCGAAGATAtccgaaattagttaaatatgttaatatttttatatatgttaagatgatttagatattttagagtattcaaaatattcttgtaatttgttttatttgttattttgatatttttaattaatttagatactttagataatttttaattagatttgtgaataatttgtaaattcgaaaaaaaaaatttgtcattttttgaggtttgaagaatatattttttggacGATTTCAAATATTGGTtataatccgatccgaaccgaatccggaAGAAACCGAGCCGAACCCAACTCTATAATTAGTAAAACTCGAACGAAACTTATATATGAGCATAGCACCGAAAATCAGAAAATCCGAACATCTGAAtcaaccgaaccgaaccgatggAGCTCCCGGACGCCCATGCCTACAACTTGGTCTGATTTGACGGTTTGATGTTTCAGATGATAATATTAAACCGGTTAAGGTCTGATCACTCTTACTCGAgactttggaaaaaaaaaactatttcacTATATACGGTTCCACTCCTACCTTTTCATATACGAACAAACATACCGTACTTTATTCAACCTTAACAACTAACAAATTCAAATACAACACATCAACTTTAGTATTTAATCTGAGTTGCTCTCCAAATGATTATTAGTAATTAAGTGATTAGGGAGGAACCAATTAGAAGGTCAAATAACTAACTTCTAATAACATTTTGTATGCATCCATAGTGTCTGCTTTCCTCTATGGCCTCTCTTGTGAATGGCTCATGTTGAGGTTTATTTCACATTACGTTCATTTCCCCGTGCTTCTCTTCTCAGTTAAGCGACATAGAAGCAAGTGGCAACTGATGACACATGTATATGTTGTGTGTAACTAGACATTTGATCCTGTGTCACGAGATGACTGAACAAAGACTTTCGTTGATTCAGTTAAACATTCCCATGTTAGTATGTTGCAATAACCATCAAAGTGAGAAGAAGACAAGACAAAGTGGGTCCTGAATCTTGTACCAGGAGAAGAACAATGTTACATATGTGACACTGTAAATGCATAATCTGTCGTGATTAAAAGGGATGTAGAACAAGAAATAGTTAAAATTTTCAAGAGTAATAAATGAGCTTATGTCTTCTTTTCAAAGTGATTTTACATTTGAAAACTGAGAAAGATGAAACAAAAGGACTAGGAAACAAAAGACCTGAGCGCAGCACTCGCTGTTTTGAGAGGACATTCCTCTTGAACCACCACCTCACACCGCATATTGTGTGCAGAGAACATTTTTATGGGGTTGCTTCATACGTTTTGTTTACTTCTTTCGAAAGTCTGATGTTAACATATGTAATTTAGGACAGATTGAATAAATAGAGTATTACTAAAATAATGTTCCGTTTCGATTAACTTTATTATCAACCAGTTGATTACTTGATTAATATACTAATACATGTGAACTCATTCCTTATCGTctaaaaaagattatttaaaaaaaatactcgtTGCAATTGTCGGCTGACGCGTTTGCTTATATTTTTCTCAATTTTGTAGTTCAAAGTTTGAACCGTTCAAACTTTCAAACCAGTTGAATTTCGTGGAAAAcgtataacatttttttttgctaaatactTTCTCCGGTTTAAATGAAGTATTGTTGTAGcataaaattatctttataaaataaatatggtttataatttcaatgcaaaattttat
The Brassica napus cultivar Da-Ae chromosome A1, Da-Ae, whole genome shotgun sequence DNA segment above includes these coding regions:
- the LOC125586421 gene encoding uncharacterized protein LOC125586421, with the translated sequence MRELTRGGYTVCNDPLFFKKMINTLQSFRTSLTPNVLSNASRHSISRTQFICLSKSTGDGTSDSDPPKPEGDTRRQELLARIAMLQTSKVRLTDFLDERSDYLTKFAEEANAEFDKVGEDAMKDLDEASSRILETIESKMQAFEESAGLNRLEIEENDNKLAEFEEKIVEDRNEGLFFKSFRDKKPLDVEKAREETERIQEVTKVSAGSKSRRNIYLGLIGILVVAIADSFVSSPDWRKVAVLGAILVALLTQFVYEQTLLSEEVDKGKGNKKE